Below is a window of Spirochaetaceae bacterium DNA.
GTCTCCGGCGCCGCGTGCGGCAGCACGGCGCTCGGTGCCGCGGCCGGCGCCGGAACGGCGACGGTCGTCGCGTGCGCGCCCTCCGAGGTAGTGTCCGAGCCGCGCGCCGCCGGTGATGTCCTCCAGGTAGAGGTCGTCGGTGGCCTTGGACACCGGTATCGGATTGCGGATGAACTCCTCGATCCCCTGCAGCGCGAACACCCACTCCTCGCACGCCAGGGCGACCGCCTTGCCGCTGCGCCCCGCGCGTGCGGTGCGCCCGATTCGGTGTACGTAGTTCTCGCTGTGCTCCGGCAGCTCATAGTTGACCACCAGGTCGAGTCCGTCGATGTGCAAGCCGCGCGCCGCCACGTCGGTCGCCACCAGGTAACGCAGTTCGCCCGCCTTCAACTGGTCGATCAGGCTCTGCCGCTTGCTCTGCGGCAGGTCGCCGATGATGTACTCGCAGCCGAGGCCATTGCGCTGCATGCGGGTGGCGAGTTCGTACGCCGCCTGCTTGGTATTGGTGAAGATCAGCGCGTTGTCGGGCTGATCGCGCGCCATCAGGCCGAGCAACAGGCTGAATTTGCGCTCGCGGGAGACGTGGTACAACTCCTGCGAGATCTCGTCGACGGTGACCCGCTCCGGGGTTATGGTGATCTCCGCAGGGCTGCGCATGTAATCGAACGCCAGGGTCTTGACGCGCGTCGACAGGGTGGCGCTATACAACATGGTGACGCGCTCGTCCCGCCCCGGCATCTGCCGGATCAACCGGCGCAGGTCGGGGATGAATCCCATGTCGAACATGCGGTCGGCCTCGTCGATCACCAGGATGCCCACCTTGCGCAGGTCCAGCTTGCGCTGCTCGGTGAAGTCCAGCAGGCGCCCGGGCGTGCCGATCGCCAGACGCACACCCTCCTGCAGTGCCCGCTCCTGCTTGGCGTAGCCCACGCCGCCGTAGAAGCTGGCGATGGGAAAGTCGAGGTGCTTGCCGAGCAGGCGCGCGTCGTCTTCGATCTGGTCGGCGAGTTCGCGGGTGGGGGCGACCACCAATGCGATGCAGTCATCGAGGCTGCGCTGCTCCAGGAACAACTGGAATATGCTGATCAGAAATGCGGCGGTCTTGCCGGTGCCGGTCTGGGACTGGACCGCTACGTCGGCACCGATAAGACTGTAAACGAAGGTCTGCTCCTGCACCGGTGTACAATGGGTGAATCCCAGTTCGTCAATCGCCTGCAGGAGCTTCGGATCAAGATCGAGCTCGTGGAAAGTCATAGAAGTACAGATAGATGAGGTCAAGGGCCCGCAAGGTGGGGCCGTGCGAAAAACCGTTAACTGCCAATAGTATACAAAAGGTTGACCCGAAGGCATAGCAGCCCGGCGCGCGCGGGCGCACGCCCCGCATCGTGCGGGTGCCGGCGGGGGCCGACGCCGCTGGCGCTGCGCGTTACCCCCGCGGACGCCGGAGCCGCGGGTCTCGGCATCGGGCACGGCGCGGCGCTCGTGCTGATCGGGGACCCGGCGGCGCGAGCGACAGTCGACCCGGACCACGTAGCGACGGCCCTCGGCCTGACGCCCGCGGTGAGCCGGATCGCGGCGGCACTTGCCGATGGCCTCACATACGGCCCGTCGCGGCCGCCTCGCACCGTGCCCCGAGCACCGTCCGAGAGCTGCTTGAGCGGATCCATGCCACGCCGGGGATTTCGCGCCGCGCAGATCTGGTACGCATGGTCCTCGCGCTCTCCCCGTTTCGCGCATTTCGACCAGGTCGACCAAGGTCGACCGCTGCGAGGCCACGCGCGCCGCGAAGCGCCGCACGCCTGACCGAGTGAAGGCCGGCCCGGCGTGATTTCGTCAAGGTGCAAGCGAGACTTGGCGTCCGTACTCTGCCGCAACGGGACAATTCGACGAATTCACGAAAAAACCGCAGCATTCACGAACTTTCCCCAATATGTCACGGGAGGGTTGCTATCTTTGCTGCGGCGATCGCTCGAATCTACCAGATTCAGCGATTGGCTGCAGGAGAACAAAAATTGCCGCCGGGGCCCCCGGGTTGTTGCACAAGCCGGTTATCGTCAACCCCGGCGGCTTTTTCTGTCTTGCGCCGGTCCGTTGGTCAACACACGAACGCACTCATGAGCCCAGGTAGCAGCCGGGAAGCCGCCTGCTGTCGTCGCAGCCAATCGTGTCTATCATGGTCGCGCCGTTCAGGATTGCGCTGCCGAGATATGCGTCGGCCAGGTTCACGTAGCTCAAGTTCGCTCCTCTGAGATCGGCGCCGTTGAGATTCGCATGGCTGAGGTCAGCGCCCGTGAGATCGGCACGAATCAGGGTAGCAGGCGGGCCGCCCTTGCCGGAGAGGTCCACCTTCCGCAGGTCGGCACGGGTCAGCGTTGCGGCGGTGAGGTCGACGTCGACCAGAGTCGCGCAGAACAGCGAAGCACCGGTCAGGTCGGCTCCCACCAGCGACACCCCCGTCAGATCGGCGTCAGTAAGGTCGGCATTGACCAGGTCAACACGGTTCAGGTTCAGGTTCGCCAGGCTTGCGTTCGCCAAGTCTGCCCCGCGGCAATCCGGAACGCAGTCGAGGGTCTGCGTCTCGCCGAACGCCGCGCCGAACACAATCAGAACCGGAATCAGCAATCCGCAACGAAGTCCGCAACAAACAAGTCCGCAACAAACATTGTCGCTCATCATGCCGACATTATCGGCACCGAACTGCCGCAATTTGGGTGATGTCCCAACGGTGAGGCGCTTTCGCTTGCATCGATAACCGCAAATTCGCGAATTCGCTTCTCCTGATCGCTAATCTGACGAACTCACGTTCTGTTCCGGCGACTGCAATACCGTTTGAACCGCGACTCGGTGGCGGGCACTGATCGGCACGAGGTGGTCGCCGCTCAGCCGCAACATCAGCTTGCGGTCGCGCTTCGTCAATCCCCTCATGTGGTGGAAAGCAACCCAGTAGGAGCGGTGCACCTGGATACCCGCACCGCCGAGCTCGGCGATGGCCTCCGCGAACCGC
It encodes the following:
- a CDS encoding DEAD/DEAH box helicase, which translates into the protein MTFHELDLDPKLLQAIDELGFTHCTPVQEQTFVYSLIGADVAVQSQTGTGKTAAFLISIFQLFLEQRSLDDCIALVVAPTRELADQIEDDARLLGKHLDFPIASFYGGVGYAKQERALQEGVRLAIGTPGRLLDFTEQRKLDLRKVGILVIDEADRMFDMGFIPDLRRLIRQMPGRDERVTMLYSATLSTRVKTLAFDYMRSPAEITITPERVTVDEISQELYHVSRERKFSLLLGLMARDQPDNALIFTNTKQAAYELATRMQRNGLGCEYIIGDLPQSKRQSLIDQLKAGELRYLVATDVAARGLHIDGLDLVVNYELPEHSENYVHRIGRTARAGRSGKAVALACEEWVFALQGIEEFIRNPIPVSKATDDLYLEDITGGARLGHYLGGRARDDRRRSGAGRGTERRAAARGAGD
- a CDS encoding pentapeptide repeat-containing protein is translated as MMSDNVCCGLVCCGLRCGLLIPVLIVFGAAFGETQTLDCVPDCRGADLANASLANLNLNRVDLVNADLTDADLTGVSLVGADLTGASLFCATLVDVDLTAATLTRADLRKVDLSGKGGPPATLIRADLTGADLSHANLNGADLRGANLSYVNLADAYLGSAILNGATMIDTIGCDDSRRLPGCYLGS